Proteins encoded within one genomic window of Triticum aestivum cultivar Chinese Spring chromosome 2D, IWGSC CS RefSeq v2.1, whole genome shotgun sequence:
- the LOC123052647 gene encoding glutathione reductase, cytosolic: protein MARKMLKDGEAPAIADGGEESYDYDLFVIGAGSGVLRGSRTAAGFGAKVAICELPFHPINSDWLGGHGGTCVIHGCLSKKILVHQSYSLHHVAGKSFGCRTPRISGGRSMATSTTTGKSCWKTSWSGSSECRLCGG, encoded by the exons ATGGCGCGGAAGATGCTCAAGGACGGGGAGGCGCCCGCCATCGCGGACGGCGGCGAGGAGAGCTACGACTACGACCTCTTTGTCATCGGCGCCGGCAGCGGTGTCCTCCGCGGCTCCCGCACCGCCGCGGGATTCGGAGCCAAG GTTGCGATCTGCGAGCTCCCGTTCCACCCCATCAACTCGGATTGGCTGGGAGGACACGGCGGAAC GTGCGTGATACATGGCTGTCTTTCGAAGAAGATACTGGTGCATCAAAGTTATAGTCTGCACCATGTTGCTGGAAAAAGTTTCGGGTGCAGGACGCCAAGAATTTCGGGTGGGAGATCAATGGCGACATCAACTACAACTGGAAAAAGTTGCTGGAAAACAAG CTGGAGCGGATCGTCGGAATGTCGTCTGTGCGGAGGCTAA